The Candidatus Angelobacter sp. nucleotide sequence AAAGGCAGGAGATGGGCGGGGCAGTCTCCCGGCAAGGAAACGTCAACCCGACGTCGGTTTGCATTGATCGTGCCTTCCGCCTCACAGAATTGCCCGCAATCCAGGAATGCGCCGCGCGACGTCAGCTGCTGCAAAACTAGCGACAAGTCCGAGCGCGGTCAGCAACAGGACATTTGCGAACAAACCGGTGTTCAACGGACGCAGCAAAGGAGTCAACGCCACGAGCACGGGAGGGTGCAGGACGTAAACGGCGAAGGCCCGCTCTGAAAGCCATCGCGTCATCGTAAGATCGATATTCAGTCGCGAACGAAAGAGAGCAAGCATTCCCAGCCCAAGACCGAGGCCAGCCAATTGTTCCCATAAGGCCAGACCAAACGCCTGGCCGTGCCAGCCGCCGGCGTACAGATTTGGCCCGTGCTCCGGCAGAGGCCCGCCAAGGACAATCACGGTCGCCAGCAGCGCCGGACCGCCGATAAGCCCGATCCAGCCCGCGATGCGCGCGCGGCGCGACAACGCCAGCTCTTCCAGCCATTCGCTGCGGCCCGCCACGACTCCCGCGCCGAACGCAGCGATGTATTGTGGAAAGAAACAGAGTTGGAAATTGAACACGTTCGTGCCGATCGGCTGCACCAACCGCACCACGAATGTCGTCGCCACAAGGAGACAGCCGAACCCCAGCAATGCCACCGCGCCGGGCGCAGGCGACTTTGGGGAATCTGTCGCCACAGTTTCAGGTCGCAACCTCCGCCACCCGGCCAGCGCAGAGCAAAACACGAGCAGCGCCAAAGCAAACCAGAGCGGGCCGTTCCCGCTCAACACTCGCGTCGAGGCCAGGTAATTCACGTAGAGCGTGGTGAGCGGTGGGCGATTGGGGATGGGCGGCAGACCCAGCAGCACGTAAACGATGAAAGGGTGAA carries:
- a CDS encoding acyltransferase, which encodes MPSPSSRLAWIDNLRTAVIFLVVNMHACVTYSHVGSWYINEDPEPPISAKIPFIFWQGHLQSFFMGLLFFVSGVFAHRSLARRGAVQFLRERFVRLGLPSLLYMVLIHPFIVYVLLGLPPIPNRPPLTTLYVNYLASTRVLSGNGPLWFALALLVFCSALAGWRRLRPETVATDSPKSPAPGAVALLGFGCLLVATTFVVRLVQPIGTNVFNFQLCFFPQYIAAFGAGVVAGRSEWLEELALSRRARIAGWIGLIGGPALLATVIVLGGPLPEHGPNLYAGGWHGQAFGLALWEQLAGLGLGLGMLALFRSRLNIDLTMTRWLSERAFAVYVLHPPVLVALTPLLRPLNTGLFANVLLLTALGLVASFAAADVARRIPGLRAIL